One Elephas maximus indicus isolate mEleMax1 chromosome X, mEleMax1 primary haplotype, whole genome shotgun sequence DNA segment encodes these proteins:
- the LOC126068807 gene encoding melanoma-associated antigen B2-like, whose translation MPRGHKSKLRAREKRRQAQGDTHSVKGAQATAAEEEGSPSSSIPPFGGPPQSSTAACTPQGSQGAPSTTTAAAGALGRRAPRGAKGQGEGGPSSCSARAPSERSRRDPLTGRVIMLSQFLLSKYETQERITKGNMMKIINKRYKEHFPEILRRASEYIEIVFGLDVKEVDSKGQSYTLVSKLEITEEENLSGGRGFPKKGLLMPLLAMIYTNGNRATEEEMWEFLNMVGMCDGKTHFIFGEPRKLITKDLVQAKYLEYRQVPNSDPPRYQFLWGPRAQAKASKTKVLEFLAKGNNTCSSAFQALYEETCRDEEERATGREWAGASPNARARASVRVSPAGRPVPSEV comes from the coding sequence ATGCCCCGTGGTCATAAGAGTAAGCTCCGTGCCCGTGAGAAACGTCGCCAGGCCCAGGGTGACACCCACAGTGTCAAGGGTGCTCAGGCCACTGCAGCAGAGGAGGAAGGGTCCCCCTCCTCTTCCATTCCTCCTTTTGGGGGGCCTCCCCAGAGCTCCACTGCTGCTTGCACTCCCCAGGGGTCTCAGGGAGCCCCATCCACCACCACTGCTGCTGCAGGTGCTTTGGGCAGAAGAGCTCCTAgaggggccaagggccaaggTGAGGGAGGCCCAAGTTCCTGTTCTGCCCGAGCCCCCAGTGAGAGGTCACGAAGAGACCCTCTAACCGGGAGGGTGATCATGTTGTCACAGTTCCTGCTGTCCAAGTATGAAACGCAGGAGCGCATTACGAAGGGAAATATGATGAAGATCATCAACAAAAGGTACAAGGAGCACTTCCCTGAGATCCTGAGGAGAGCCTCTGAGTACATAGAGATAGTCTTTGGCCTTGACGTGAAAGAAGTAGATTCCAAAGGTCAGTCCTATACCCTTGTCAGCAAATTGGAGATCACCGAGGAAGAGAATCTGAGTGGTGGCAGGGGGTTTCCAAAGAAGGGGCTCCTGATGCCTCTCCTGGCCATGATCTACACGAATGGAAACCGTGCCACCGAGGAGGAGATGTGGGAATTCCTGAATATGGTGGGGATGTGCGATGGCAAGACGCACTTCATCTTTGGGGAGCCCCGGAAGCTCATCACCAAAGATTTGGTGCAGGCAAAGTACCTGGAATACCGGCAGGTGCCCAACAGTGATCCACCACGCTACCAATTCCTGTGGGGTCCCAGAGCCCAAGCCAAAGCTAGCAAGACGAAAGTCCTAGAGTTTTTGGCCAAAGGCAACAATACGTGTTCCAGTGCCTTCCAAGCCCTGTATGAAGAAACTTGTAGAGATGAGGAAGAGAGGGCCACAGGCAGAGAATGGGCTGGGGCAAGTCCTAATGCCAGGGCCAGGGCTAGTGTCAGGGTGAGTCCAGCCGGTCGTCCCGTCCCTAGTGAAGTCTGA
- the LOC126068806 gene encoding melanoma-associated antigen B2-like: MPRGQKTKLYAHEKRHQAQGETDSVKGIQATAAKEEGSPSSSYPPFGGPRQSSPAAHTPQGSQRAPSTTTAAAGASGRRAPRGANGQGEGHPSSSSGRALSERSCTDPLTRRVITLLQFLLSKYEVQERITKGKMLKIINKRYKEHFPEILRRASEYIELVFGLDDSKGQSYSLVSKLEITEEENLSGGRGFPKKGLLMLLLGMISMNGNRATEEEMWEFLMCLGCTMGRRTSSLGSTGRSSPKIWPRKSSWNTGRCPTVILHT; the protein is encoded by the coding sequence ATGCCTCGGGGACAAAAGACTAAGCTCTATGCCCACGAGAAACGTCACCAGGCCCAAGGTGAAACCGACAGTGTCAAGGGTATTCAGGCCACTGCAGCAAAGGAGGAAGGGTCCCCCTCCTCTTCCTATCCTCCTTTTGGGGGGCCTCGCCAAAGCTCCCCTGCTGCTCACACTCCCCAGGGGTCTCAGAGAGCCCCATCCACCACCACTGCTGCTGCAGGTGCTTCAGGCAGAAGAGCTCCTAGAGGGGCCAATGGCCAAGGTGAGGGACATCCAAGTTCCTCTTCTGGCCGAGCCCTCAGTGAGAGGTCATGTACAGACCCTCTAACCAGGAGGGTGATCACCTTGTTGCAGTTCCTGCTGTCCAAGTATGAAGTGCAAGAGCGCATTACCAAGGgaaaaatgttgaaaatcatcaacaaaaggtACAAGGAGCACTTCCCTGAGATCCTGAGGAGAGCCTCTGAGTACATAGAACTGGTCTTTGGCCTTGACGATTCCAAAGGTCAATCCTATTCCCTTGTCAGCAAATTGGAGATCACCGAGGAAGAGAATCTGAGTGGTGGCAGGGGATTTCCCAAGAAGGGGCTCCTGATGCTTCTCCTGGGCATGATCTCCATGAATGGCAACCGGGCCACCGAAGAGGAGATGTGGGAATTCCTAATGTGTTTGGGATGTACAATGGGAAGACGCACTTCATCTTTGGGGAGCACCGGAAGGTCATCACCAAAGATTTGGCCCAGGAAAAGTTCCTGGAATACCGGCAGGTGCCCAACAGTGATCCTCCACACTTAG